Genomic DNA from Gemmatimonadota bacterium:
GGTCAGCACCACACCCGCCTCCCCAGAGGGCGCCCTGCCGGTGGTGACGTTCACCGAAGAGGTGAGCTTCCACATCAACGGCGACGAGCTGCACGCCTTCCACGTCGCCAATGCCCATACGGACGGGGATGCCATCGTGCACTTCGTGGGGGCCAATGTGGTGCACATGGGTGACACCTTCTTCCGCGACCGCTTTCCCTTCATCGATACGGCGAGCGGGGGCTCGATCGACGGTGTGATCGCGGCGGCCGGTGCGGCGCTCGCGGTGATGGACGCCAACACGCAGGTGATCCCCGGCCACGGTGCGTTGTCCACCCGGGTGGACCTGCAGAACTACCGGGACGCGCTCAAGAGCATGCGCGACGCCGTGGCGGGGATGATGGAGCGGGGCATGTCACTCGAGCAGATGCAGGCCGCCCGGCCACTGCGCGCGCAGGCGGAGCGCTGGGGCCAGGACCAGGCCGCGGAGGAGTCGTTCGTGGCCACGATCCACCATGGCTTGGGAGGACGCTGAACCGGGTGGAATCGCCCCCCCCGTCCGGTCGTATGGCAGAGCAGTTGAGCGGGCGGCGCTGAGCCTTTGTCAGGCGGAGCCCGCGCCCACGCGCCTGGAGGTCCGATGCCACTCGATCGACGCCAATGGCTTCGCCGCGCCGCAGCGGGCGCCGCCACGCTGTGGCTCGACCCCCGCCGCCTCGGCGCCCAGGAGGCGAGTCAGCGCATGCGCGCCATCCCGTCCACGGGCGAGGAGCTTCCCGTGGTGGGCCTGGGCAGCGCCCGCACGTTCAGCGTCTCCTGGGGCGGCGCTGAGCTCGACGCCCTGCGGGAAGTGCTCCGTCTCTTTCATGAAGGGGGCGGCCGCCTGTTCGACACCGCACCGACGTACGGTGGTGCCGAGGCGGTCTCGGGTCGGTTGGCGCGGGAGCTGGAGATCCACCGGGGTCTGTTCTTCGCCACCAAGATCTCGACGGGAGGTGGACGGCGTGCGGCCGTCGCGCAGGAGCAGGGCTCGCTGGAGACGTGGGGCCGGGAGGTCATCGACCTGAACCAGGTGCACAACCTCCTCGATGTCCGGGAGCATCTGCCCTATCTGCGCGAGGAGAAGGAGGCGGGGCGGGTGCGCTACATCGGCGTCACCACGTCGCGCATCCCGCAGCACGACGCCACCGAGGCCGTTCTACGCCGCGAGCCGATGGACTTCGTGCAGTTGAACTACTCGCTGGGTGAGCGCCAGGCCGCGGACCGGTTGCTCCCCCTGGCCCTGGATCGCGGTCTCGCCGTGATCGTCAACGAGCCCTTCAACGCCGGTGGCCTGTTCCGCGCCGTGCGCGGCCAATCCCTGCCGGAATGGGCCGCCGAGTTCGACTGCGCGAGCTGGGGGCAGTTCTTCCTCAAGTACATCCTCTCGCACCCTGCCGTGACCGTGGTCATCCCGGCCACCGGCGACCCCGAGCACCTCCTCGACAACATGGGCGCGGGGCTGGGGCGCTTGCCGGACGCGGAGATGCGGAGACGGATGGAGGCGTTCTTCGACGGGCTGTAGGGACCTGCTGGGACTCGCCCGCCCGTGTCCGGTGCGGGGCGCGCTGACGCGTCCTCAGCCCTTCCAGACTTCTCCGAACAGACGCACCCAGTTCCCGCCGATCACCTTCTCGATGATGCGGTCGTTGTGCCCGCGGCTCGACAGGCGGTCGGCGATCATCTCCATGCGGCGATGCGAGTTCAAGTCTGGCACCGTGAACAGGACGTCCGGGTCTTCGGCGGGTGCCGCGATCCCGGCGGCCAGGCGGCCGGACACGAACTCGCGGTGCTTGGACCAGTACTCGTCCGACCCGTCGATGGGCGTGATGGAGAGGTCGCTACCGATCCCCACGTGGTCTTCACCACACACCTGCAGCGCGTGCTCGATGTGGGCGATGACGTCGTCCCCGGTGGGCACGCGCCCGGGGGAGAGGAAGGGCATCAGATAGATCCCCACCACGCCGCCCCCTTGGGCGGCGGCGCGCAGCTCCTCGTCATCCTTGGAGCGGGGGTGAGGCGCCACGGCGTTGCAGCCGGTATGCGTGATGCCCACCGGCACGCGCGACGCCGCGATACCTTCCGCGGTGGTGCGCTTGCCGCAGTGCGAAAGATCGACGATCGATCCCAGCTCATTCAGCCGCTCGACCACCTGCCGACCGAAGGTGCTGAGGCCGGCGTTGCCCGGTTCCAGGCACCCGTCGCCCACCAGGTTGCGCACGTTGTAGGTGAGCTGCACCACCCGCACCCCCATCTCGTGGAAGACGTCCACACGGGAGAGGTCTCCTTCGTAGGGGGTGGTGTCCTGGAAGCCCAGCACGATGCCCACCTGACCGCCCGCCTTGGCCTGGTGCAGCTGCTCCACCGTGCGCACCATGTGGAACACATCCGGCCACTTCTCCACGTTGGTGAACCAGGGCGACATGCGTCGGAGCGTGTTCACCGTATCCCCGGCGCTCACGGTGACGTTCATGGCGGTGATGCCCGAGGTACGGGCGTTGTTCACCATGACGTCGTCCAGCGGTGGGTTCTCCGGATAGTTGAAGTAGCCGGGGCTTCCCAGGAAATCGATCACCATGGCGTCGTCGTAGCCCGGCCACAGCGGCCTCACGGAGGTCCTGCCGCGGGGTGTAGCACCGTCCGGCATTGCCCCCAACAACGACGGAGTGACGCCCGCCGCGGCGGCGTAGCGGATGAAGTCTCGGCGGGGCACGGTCATGGCGGTTCTCCCGTATCGTGGCAGACCACGAGAGTGCGGCAGAAGGGCAGGCGGCGCCAGGCCTCCGGAACACGTCCCCAGCGCGAGGGTCGTTAGCGCGTACGAGGGTCTGCGCCGTTCCCGCATCAATACGAGTGGAGGTCGCCGATGGAGGTTCGCGTCCTGGGCCGCACGGGGATCCGCGTGTCGGCGTTGGCTCTCGGTACCGCGAACTTCGCCGACCCCACCCCGGAGGCCGAGGCCCGCCTGATCCTGGATCGCGCCATCGACGCTGGGATCAACCTGATCGACACCGGAGACAGCTACGGCGGGGGAGAGGCCGAGCGCATCATCGGTCGGGCCCTCAAGGCGAACGGCCGCCGACAGCAGGTGGTTGTCTCGACCAAGGTGTTCCCGCCGACCGGGCCGGGCCCCAACGATCGGGGGAACTCCCGGCTGCACATCCTGCGCGCCTGCCACGAGTCTCTCCAGCGTCTGCAGACCGACTACATCGATCTGTATTTCCTCCATCGGTTCGATCCGGACACGCACCCCGAGGAGACCCTGCGCGCCCTGGACGATCTGGTCCGGGAGGGGAAGGTTCGCTACGTCGCCTGCTCCACCTTTCCGGCCTGGCGGGTGATGGAGGCGTTGGCCATCAGCGAGCGGCGCGGGTACGCACGCCTCTGCTGTGAGCAGCCGCCGTACAACCTCTTGGACCGCCGCATCGAGAACGAGCTGCTTCCGCTCTGTCGGGAGCACCAGCTCGGGGTGCTGGTCTGGGCGCCGATCGCCCAGGGCGTGTTGGCCGGTCGCTATGCGAACGCGGCCGCGCTCCCCGAGGGATCCAGGGCGCGCTCGCGCGGCGGGATCTACGCGGAGCGGGTCACGGCAGAGGGGATCGCAGTGGGCAACCGGTTCGTGGCGTTGGCCAGGGAGACCGGGATGTCGCCGATCCAGCTTGCCGTGCTCTGGGCCAAGGACCAGCCCGGCGTCACGGCACCGCTGATCGGGCCGCGCACCGCGGCGCACCTGGAGGACTACCTGCCCGTCGGGGACATGCGGCTGAGCGACGAAGTGCGCCGCGCCTGTGACGATCTGGTGCCGCCCGGCACCATGGTGGTCAACTTCCACAATTCGGCGGGCTGGGGGGCGGGAAGCCGGACGTTGGGGGTGGCGGACCGGAACTGAGCGCGGCGGGCAGGAGATCCAAGGGGGGACGGTCTCTGGCCCCTGGCCCCCGTCATCCCCACACTGCATCCGACAGGGCCTGAGCCTCTCCGGCCATCGACGAGCTCTTCACGAGGCGACTTCCGTGCGCGCGCTCATTCAGCCATCGGCACTCGTACTCATTCTGCTGGCCTCCTGGGGAACGGCTGCTTCGGCGCAGTCTCCCGAACTCTGGGCCGACATGCACTGGCGCTCCATCGGTCCCACGCGGGCCGGGCGGACCCGCGCGCTCGACGGAGTCGCCAGTCAGCCCAACGTCTTCTATGTCGGCTTCGACAATGGCGGCGTCTGGCGCTCCACCGACTACGGCTCGAACTGGGAGCCGCTCTTCGACGCCCAGCCGACCGGTTCCATCGGTGCGATCGCGGTGGCTCCCTCGAATCCGGACATCATCTACGTGGGGAGCGGCGGGGGCATCATCCGCCCGGACCTGTCTACCGGGGACGGGATGTACAAGTCCACCGACGCCGGTGCGACCTGGACGCACCTGGGGCTGCGGGACAGCCAGATGATCGCCGATGTGGTGGTGGACCCGAACGATCCCGATCGGCTGTTCGTGGCCGTGCTGGGACACCCGTACGGGCCCAATGAGGAGCGTGGGATCTACCGGTCCACGGATGGGGGCCAGACCTTCGAGCAGGTGCTCTACCGCGACGCCTACACGAGCGGGAACGACGTCCTGCTGGATCCGTCGAACCCGAACACGGTCTACGCGACGCTCTGGGAGCAGCAGCAAGGGTTCCAGGAAGGTGCCGCCTTCGGAGGCGCGGGCACCAGCATCTACAAGTCGACCGACGGTGGTACGACGTGGCGCCCCCTGAGCGAGGGCCTTCCCAACGTGATCCAGGCGAACCTCGCGCTGGCGCCGAGCAACCCGCGACTCCTGTACGCCATGGTGGCGGGTACGCCGCGAGGGCAGCCGGTCACCAGCACCACGGGGATCGTGGGACTCTACAAGTCCGTGGACGGCGGCGAGAGTTGGACGGCGGTCGACGTACCGGAGGGTCCCATGGGTGCCGCGACGCCCCACGTGGACACGCGGCCGTTGGCGCGCATCGGAGGCGGTGACCTCCCGACCATCACCGTGGATCCGCAGCAGGAGAACGTCCTCTACAGCGCCACGGTGGTGATGTGGCGTAGCGACGATGGCGGCGTCCATTGGACCGCGGTGCGGGGTGCCTACGGCGGGGACGACTACCAGAAGATCTGGATCAACCCGAACGACCCCAAGATCATCCTGGCGGTCTCGGACCAGGGCGCCGTGATCTCCGCCAATCGGGGTGTCTCCTGGAGCAACTGGTACACGCAGCCCACCGCGGCCATCTACCACGTCACTGCGGACAACGCCTTCCCCTACCGCCTGTGTGGCGGCCAGCAGGACTCGGGTTCCGCGTGCGTGAAGAGCCGCTCCGACGACGGGATGATCACGTTCCACGACTGGCACCCCGTGAACATCCAGGAGTACGGCATCGCCGCCCCGGATCCGCGCGATCCCGACCTGGTCTTCGGGAGCGCCCGCACCGACGTCTCGCTGTACAACCGGAGAACGGGCCAGACGACGAGCGTGGGCCCGGAGATGGGTCCGCGCGGTGGCCCGTTCAATCGCGACGTGCGCACGATGCCGATCCTGTGGTCGCCCGTGGATCCGGACCTGCTCTTCTATACGTCCAACGTGGTGTGGAAGACCCGGGACCGCGGTCAGAGCTGGGAGCGCATCAGCCCGGATCTGGCCCGGCAGACCTGGGAGGTTCCCACCTCAGCGGGCCGCTACGCGTCCAGCGTCACGCCTCGGCCGCTGGGCACGATCACGGCCCTTTCGGCCTCGCCACTGGACGTCGACATCCTCTGGGCAGGCACCGACGACGGCAACATCCAGACGACGAGCGACGGCGGGGCACACTGGTCCAACGTGACGCCGCCCGCGATCCGGCCCTGGACACGCATCTTCAACATCGAGGCCGGCCACTTCGATGTGGGCACGGCCTACGCTGCGGCCAATACGATGCGGATCGACGACATGAATCCGCACTTCTGGCGCACCCACGACGGCGGCCGCACCTGGGTGGAGATCAACCGGGGGATCGCGCCGGGAGCGGTGGCCAACTCCATCCGCGAGGATCCACGCACACCGGGGCTGCTCTATGCCGCGACGGAGACGCAGGTGTGGGTCTCCTTCGACGACGGTGATCAGTGGCACTCGCTGCGCCTGGACATGCCGGCCGTCTCGGTCCGCGATATCAAGGTGAAGGACGACAGCACCTGCCTGTGCTCCGACCTCGTGGCCGGCACGCACGGTCGGGGCTTCTGGATCCTCGACAATGTGACGCCCCTGCGTCAGGCGGTGGAGGCCGCGTCGGCGGAGCGCGCCTATCTGTTCGAGCCCGCCACAGCGGTGCGCGTGCGCTTCGGCACGAACGATCCCACGGAGTGGACACCCGAGCTTCCCCACGGCGAGAACCCTCTGCCTGGGGGCATCATCGACTACTGGCTCGCCGCCGACGCCGCCGGTCCCGTCACGTTGGACGTGCTGGACGGTGGTGGAACGGTCATCCGCTCGTACTCGAGCGACGATCCCAGGCTGGAACCCGACCCCGCGCTCGATCCCGCGGGCTACGACCGGATCTGCCAGGAAGATCCGACGGCACCGAATTGCCGTGTGCCACTCTACTGGCCCGCACCGCAGATGGTGCTGAGCACCCGACGGGGAATGCACCGCTTCTCGTGGGACCTGCGCTACGAGCCCCTGGGTGACGAGCCCAGGGCCGGGGGCGGGGCCACGGGGGCCGTACCGGGGCACACGTATCCGCGGGTGGACGCTCCCTGGGCGCCCCCGGGGCGCTACACGGTCCGTCTCCGCGTGGGCGGCCAGGAACACACGCGTCCCCTGACGCTCCGTCTCGATCCTCGCGTGACGACTGCGGCCGCCGACCTCCAGCGCGTGGCCACCCTTTCGCGGGAGATGTGGGAGGCGGCCACGGAGGCGCACACGGAGTACGGGCGGGCCCGCGCGCTGCTCGATCGACTGGGTGGGGTCCAGGGTCAGCAGGCGGCTTCCCTGCGCACCGAGCTCGCCACCCTGGCACCGGAGGCCCGGAGCGGCGGCGGAGGCTTCTTCCGCGGCCCGGCCGGCCCACCCGATCTGAGCACGATCGGCGGTGTACTCATGGGCGCGGCCCTCGCGATGCAAGAGGCGGAGGTGCCGGCCACGGCCCGCCAGATTGCCGCCTGTGACGAGGCGCGCGCGCAGGCGCGTGACATCCTGGCTCGCTGGCGTGCGCTGGAGACCTCTGCGCGCCGCCTGACGGGTGGACCGTAGATCGGGCGCGGGCGGCGCTTCGCGCGACGATCTCCGCTTCCGTTACCCGAACTGAGACCCTTCACTCCATGAGCACGCCCATGACCCGCACCGTCCGAACGCTGCGCCTCGCAACGCTGCTCCTGATCGCGGCGCCGTGGGCGGCCGCGGCCCAGCAGAACGCCGGCCAGCTCTCGCTCGACCGCATCTTCAACTCGGGCGAGTTCGCGTCCGACCGCTTCGGACCGGTGCGCTGGCTGGTGGACGGGTCTGGATACACCACCGTCGAGGTGTCGCCTCGCGTGCGTGGCTACGACATCGTCCGCTACGAACCGGGGTCCGGTGCCCGCGCGGTGTTGGTGGCCGCCGAGCGGTTGATCCCGACGGGGAGCCGGGCGCCTCTGATCCTGGAGGACTACGAGTGGTCGGACGACGGCAGCAAACTCCTGGTGTACACCAACTCCGAGCGCGTCTGGCGCGTGAACTCGCGCGGCGACTACTGGGTCTTGGACCTCCAGTCGGGGAAGCTGCAGAAGCTCGGTGGAGACGCGCCGGCCTCCACGTTGATGTTCGCCAAGTTCTCCCACCAGGCCGACCGGGTGGCCTACGTGCGTCAGAACGACATCTACGTGGAGCGCCTGGAGGACGGACAGATCACCAAGCTGACCGAAGGCGGGTCCCCGACGCTGATCAACGGCACCTTCGACTGGGCTTACGAGGAGGAGTTCGGCATCCGGGACGGCTTCCGTTGGAGTCCGGACGGTACCCGGATCGCCTACTGGCAACTGGATTCCAGCGGCGTGAAGGAGTTCCTGCTGGTCAACGACACCGACTCCCTGTACCCGATCGTCACGCGTCTGCCCTATCCCAAGGTGGGCGAGGTTCTGTCTGCGGCCCGCGTGGGAGTGGTTCCCGCCGCCGGTGGCGCGACCGTGTGGGCGCAGCTGCAGGGCGATCCCCGCAACAACTACATCGCCCGCATGGAGTGGGCCGCCAATTCGGAGCAGTACACCGTCCAGTATCTGAACCGGCCGCAGAACACCAATCAGCTGGTCATGGTGGCGGCCGCCACCGGTGCGGTCCAGACCATCTACACGGATGAGGATCCAGCCTGGGTGGACGCGGTAGACGACATGCGGTGGATGGACGGTGGCGCCCGCTTCACCTGGGTGAGCGAGAAGGACGGGTGGCGGCATGTCTACGTGGTGTCCCGGGACGGACAGGAGCAGCTCATCACGCCCTGGCCTCTGGATGTGGTGAACATCGAGCTGATCGACGACCGCGGTGGCTGGCTGTACTTCATCGCGTCCCCCGACAACGCCACCCAGCGCTATCTGTACCGTTCGCGACTGGACGGGCGGGGAGAGCCACAGCGCCTCACGCCCGAGCAGTACCCGGGCTGGAACTCCTATCAGCTCTCCCAGGACGGGAGTTGGGCGTTCCAGACCTATTCGGCCTTCTCCCTCCCGTCCACGGTGCGGCTGGTCTCGCTTCCGGATCACCGGTCCGTGCGCACGATGGTGGACAACGCCGCGCTCAAGGAGACGGTCGCCGCGCTGGACCGCGGCGAGTCGGAATTCTTCCAGGTCACCACCGAGGAAGGGGTGGTGATGGACGGCTGGATCATGAAGCCGCCGCACTTCGATCCCGCGCGCAAGTATCCGCTGCTGTTCTACGTCTACGGCGAACCGGCCGCGCAGACGGTGACCGACAGCTGGGGTGGTAGCCGGTACCTGTGGCACTTGATGCTCACGCAACAGGGCTACCTGGTGGCCAGCGTCGAGAATCGAGGCACTCCCGCACCTCGAGGACGTGAATGGCGCAAGTCCGTGCACGGCGAGATCGGTACGCTGGCCTCACGCGATCAGGCGGGGGCGGCGCGCGTCATCCGGGACTGGGACTTCGTGGATGCGGAGCGCATCGGCATCTGGGGATGGAGCGGAGGTGGCTCCATGACGCTCAACATGATGTTCCGCTCTCCGGACATCTACCGGACCGGCATGTCGGTGGCACCGGTGCCCGATCAGCGCCTCTATGACGCCATTTACCAGGAGCGCTACTCCGGCGTGCTGCCGGACTTCGCCGACGGCTATCAGCGCGGCTCACCCATCACGCACGTGGATGGTCTGCGCGGCAACCTGCTGCTGGTCCACGGCAGCGGCGACGACAACGTGCACTATCAGGGATCCGAACGCCTCATCAACGCGATGATCGAGCGCGGCAAGGTGTTCACCATGATGACCTATCCCAACCGGACCCACGGCATCTACGAGGGCCCCGGCACCACGCTGCACCTCTACAACCTGCTGACCCGCTATCTGAAGGAGAACCTGCCGGCGGGGCCGGGGCCGGTGTCGTAGGAAAGCTCCGCCAGGGGACGTGCCCTCCTGCCTCCGGTACCGTAGGATGGTGGGACCTAGCCACGCCTCCAGGAGATTCCGATGAAGTCGCTGCGCCCGCTGGTGCTGGGTGGCCTCGTCCTGGCCGCTTCCGCCACGCCCGCATTCAGCCAGATGCGTCCGCTCGAGCACCCGGACGTCCTCCACTGGAACAGCATTGCCAACCCCTCGCTGTCGCCGGACGGCGGCTGGCTCGCGTGGGTGCAGAGGCCCCTGGAGGGCGACCCGACGCTCCGGGTGCGGACCGCGCGCGAAGGCGGCGTGGATCTCTCGGTCCGGGGCACCTCGCCCGTGTTCACGTCCGATTCCCGCTTCGTCGTGTTCGAGGTTCCGCCGCTGGAAGCGGTCCTCGATTCGCTCAAGCTGGAGGGCAAGAAGCGGGATGATCTGCCGGGCGACTCCCTGGCCGTGGCCGACCTGACGGCCGTCTTCGCCGGAGGCGCCCCGCAGCCCTCCGGCGTGACGCGGTTGGGCGCCGTCGAGGACTTCAAGGTCGCGGAGGAAGGTTCGTGGTTGGCGTACCGCGTGAAGAAGGAGAAGAAGGAGGAGGAACCGGCGGCTGAACGGGCGGAGACTCCGGCAGCGGAAGCGCCCGCTGCGGAGGGTGCGGAAAGCCGGCCCGACCACAAGAAGGACGAAGGCTCCACGCTGGTGGTCCGAAATCTCGTCTCCGGCGCGGAGAGCCGCTACGAGGACGCCGTCGAGTACGTGTTCTCCAAGAACGGACGCACGCTCGCATTCACGACCTCCACGAAGGACGGCAGCCACGACGGCGCGTTCGTCCTCACCCTGTCCGATGGCGGGGTGCACACACTCCGTGCGGACGAGGGACACTACCGGAAGATCGCGCTGTCGGAGGACGGGACGCAGGTGGCCTTCCTCACCGACGCGGCCGACTTCGCGGCCAAGCAACCCGAGTTCACGCTCGAACGAGCCTCCGCGGGAAGCTGGACGGCGAAGACGCTGGCGAGCACGTCCACGGCCGGCATCCCCGAGGACTGGTGGGTGAGCGAGAACGGCACCCTGCGCTTCTCGGAGAAGGGGACGCGACTCTACTTCGGGACGGCACCACGCCCGGCCCCCGATCCGGAGGAGAAGGTCCTCGACGAGGACAAGGTCTCCGTCGACGTCTGGAACTGGAAAGATCCCTATCTCCAACCCATGCAGCTGGTCCAGGCGGATGAGGAGAAGAAGCGCTCCTACGACGCGGTGGTCCACCTGGACGCGGGTCGGGTGGTGCAGCTCGGTACGCCGGAGATTCCGGACGTGCGCTTTGCCGACGAGGGTGAGCCGCGCTTCGCACTGGGCGTGACCGACGTACCCTACCGGCAGCTCCTCTCCTGGGACGGTCGCTACAGCGACGTCTACGCCATCGATCTGACGACCGGTGTGGCGCGTAAGGTGGCTGAGCAGGTCAAGGGCTTCGGAGGAGGCAGCATCTCGCCTGCGGGCACCTGGGCGAGCTGGTGGGACGGGGCCGAGCGGCAGTGGAAGGGAGCACCGCTGGCCGGAGGTGCGACCGTGACCTTGAGCGCTGGCGCGGGCGAGCCCGTGTGGTACGAGCTGGACGACCACCCGGACGAGCCGCCGCCCTACGGGTCGGCCGGTTGGACGGCGGGCGATGTGGCCTTCCTCTACTACGACAGCTATGACGTCTTCCGGTTCGAACCTGCGTCCGGGACCACCACCAACCTGACGCGGGGGCAGGGCCGGGAGTCGGGGCTGCGCTTCCGTTACGCGGACACCGAGCCCGAGCTCGAGCACGTACCGGAAGGCGAGATCCTGCTCAGCGCCTTCCATCTGACCAACAAACAGGGCGGGTTCTACCAGGCGCGCAGCGACCGTGCCGGAGCTCCCAGACAGATCCTGTTGACGGACAAGTCGTTCGCCCTGCGTGGCAAGGCCAAGGATGCCGACCGCTGGCTGGTGAGCCGGGAGGACTTCCGTGAGTTCCCCGACCTGTGGGTGACCGATGGACCGATCACGGACATGGTCAAGCTGACGGACGCCAATCCCCAGCAGCGCCAGTTCACCTGGGGCACGGCCGAGCTGACCGAGTGGACCTCCAACGATGGTGCGCCGCTCCAAGGCATGCTGTTCAAGCCCGACGGCTTCGACCCGTCACAGAAGTACCCGATGATGGTCTATTTCTACGAGCGCATGTCGGACGGCCTGTACGAGTACCGGTCCCCCGTTCCAGGCAGCTCTTCCATCGCGGTGCCGTTCTACGTGAGTCGCGGCTACCTGGTCTTCATTCCGGACATTCCCTACGAGATCGGCTATCCGGGGGAGAGCGCGCTGGACGCGGTGGTGCCTGGCGTGCTGAGCCTGACGGCCAAGGGCTTCGTGCAGGAGGACAAGATCGGCGTGCAGGGTCACTCCTGGGGTGGCTACCAGATCGCCTACATGGTCACCAGGACCAATCTGTTCGCGGCCGCCGAGGCCGGTGCGCCGGTGGCCAACATGACCAGTGCCTACGGGGGCATCCGCTGGCAGACGGGGATGAGCCGGGCCTTCCAGTACGAGCGCACCCAGAGCCGGATCGGCGGCACGCCCTGGGATGCCACCGACGAATACCTCTCCAATTCTCCGCTCTTCTTCGTCAACAAGATCGAGACGCCGCTGTTGATGATGCACAACGACGCGGATGGTGCGGTGCCCTGGTATCAGGGCATCGAGATGTTCTCCGCCATGCGTCGCCTGCAGAAGCCGGTCTGGATGCTGAACTACAACGGCGAGGCGCACGGACTCAGGGAAGAACGCAACCGGAAAGACTGGGCGCTGCGCATGCAGCAGTTCTTCGATCACTACCTGAAGGATGCACCGGCGCCGGTGTGGATGGAGGAGGGCGTGCCCGCCATCATGAAGGGCAAGACGTTGGGGACCGAGATCAGGATCCGGGGGGTGTCGTGATGTCCCGGATCTCCCTGCGACCGAGCCGACCGGCGTACGGATGGCAGGCGCTCCCACCCACGAGAGCGTGATCCGTCCATGACCATGCCCGCGCTCCTGCTGCTCGCCTCCATGCAGCAGCTGCCCGCTCCGTTCGAGACACCCTGGAACCGCGCCATCCCCAAGGTGGTGGCGCAGCCCGCGGACGCCACGCTCTCGCTGCCGGACGGATTCGAAGTCTCGGTGTTCGCGGAGCGGCTCACGAACCCGAGGCACCTGGCGCTCGCGCCCAACGGCGATGTGTTCGTGGCCGAGAGCGCGCCGGGGAGCATCGTGGTGCTGCGGGACGCCGACGGCGATGGAGTGGCGGAGTTGCGCGAGACATTCGCCACGGGACTGGACCGGCCGTTCGGCCTGGCGTTCCACGGCGGGTATCTCTACGTGGGGAAC
This window encodes:
- a CDS encoding S9 family peptidase, with translation MTRTVRTLRLATLLLIAAPWAAAAQQNAGQLSLDRIFNSGEFASDRFGPVRWLVDGSGYTTVEVSPRVRGYDIVRYEPGSGARAVLVAAERLIPTGSRAPLILEDYEWSDDGSKLLVYTNSERVWRVNSRGDYWVLDLQSGKLQKLGGDAPASTLMFAKFSHQADRVAYVRQNDIYVERLEDGQITKLTEGGSPTLINGTFDWAYEEEFGIRDGFRWSPDGTRIAYWQLDSSGVKEFLLVNDTDSLYPIVTRLPYPKVGEVLSAARVGVVPAAGGATVWAQLQGDPRNNYIARMEWAANSEQYTVQYLNRPQNTNQLVMVAAATGAVQTIYTDEDPAWVDAVDDMRWMDGGARFTWVSEKDGWRHVYVVSRDGQEQLITPWPLDVVNIELIDDRGGWLYFIASPDNATQRYLYRSRLDGRGEPQRLTPEQYPGWNSYQLSQDGSWAFQTYSAFSLPSTVRLVSLPDHRSVRTMVDNAALKETVAALDRGESEFFQVTTEEGVVMDGWIMKPPHFDPARKYPLLFYVYGEPAAQTVTDSWGGSRYLWHLMLTQQGYLVASVENRGTPAPRGREWRKSVHGEIGTLASRDQAGAARVIRDWDFVDAERIGIWGWSGGGSMTLNMMFRSPDIYRTGMSVAPVPDQRLYDAIYQERYSGVLPDFADGYQRGSPITHVDGLRGNLLLVHGSGDDNVHYQGSERLINAMIERGKVFTMMTYPNRTHGIYEGPGTTLHLYNLLTRYLKENLPAGPGPVS
- a CDS encoding prolyl oligopeptidase family serine peptidase, which encodes MKSLRPLVLGGLVLAASATPAFSQMRPLEHPDVLHWNSIANPSLSPDGGWLAWVQRPLEGDPTLRVRTAREGGVDLSVRGTSPVFTSDSRFVVFEVPPLEAVLDSLKLEGKKRDDLPGDSLAVADLTAVFAGGAPQPSGVTRLGAVEDFKVAEEGSWLAYRVKKEKKEEEPAAERAETPAAEAPAAEGAESRPDHKKDEGSTLVVRNLVSGAESRYEDAVEYVFSKNGRTLAFTTSTKDGSHDGAFVLTLSDGGVHTLRADEGHYRKIALSEDGTQVAFLTDAADFAAKQPEFTLERASAGSWTAKTLASTSTAGIPEDWWVSENGTLRFSEKGTRLYFGTAPRPAPDPEEKVLDEDKVSVDVWNWKDPYLQPMQLVQADEEKKRSYDAVVHLDAGRVVQLGTPEIPDVRFADEGEPRFALGVTDVPYRQLLSWDGRYSDVYAIDLTTGVARKVAEQVKGFGGGSISPAGTWASWWDGAERQWKGAPLAGGATVTLSAGAGEPVWYELDDHPDEPPPYGSAGWTAGDVAFLYYDSYDVFRFEPASGTTTNLTRGQGRESGLRFRYADTEPELEHVPEGEILLSAFHLTNKQGGFYQARSDRAGAPRQILLTDKSFALRGKAKDADRWLVSREDFREFPDLWVTDGPITDMVKLTDANPQQRQFTWGTAELTEWTSNDGAPLQGMLFKPDGFDPSQKYPMMVYFYERMSDGLYEYRSPVPGSSSIAVPFYVSRGYLVFIPDIPYEIGYPGESALDAVVPGVLSLTAKGFVQEDKIGVQGHSWGGYQIAYMVTRTNLFAAAEAGAPVANMTSAYGGIRWQTGMSRAFQYERTQSRIGGTPWDATDEYLSNSPLFFVNKIETPLLMMHNDADGAVPWYQGIEMFSAMRRLQKPVWMLNYNGEAHGLREERNRKDWALRMQQFFDHYLKDAPAPVWMEEGVPAIMKGKTLGTEIRIRGVS